Part of the Nitrospirota bacterium genome is shown below.
TCTACCGCTATCTACGGAGTCGCCAGATTCCCGCCTTCAAGCTTGGGAAAGAATGGCGCTTCGTACGTTCGGATCTGGAACAGTGGATTCGCGATCGCACCAAAGCCCAGCTGGCGTCGTAACGAACAGGACCCATTGATGTTTGCCGGTGAGTACCTCTGCAAAGTGGATGAGAAGGGACGGTTTATCGTCCCCTCGCCCATTCGTGAGCAGGTCGAGTCGGACGGACAGGCGGTCGTCTTCCTCAAAGGCCCGGAAGAATCGACGCTCATCTACTCGATGAGAGAGTGGGAGAAAGTCCTCGAACGGACGAAAGCCACGCTCGATGAAGACCAGAGCCGGCTGTTCATGCACCACATCGTGTCGGAAGCCGGCACATCAGAGCTCGACAAGGCCGGACGCATCCTGATTCCCAGCCGCCTCAGAAAACTCATCCCCTTGGATGAGGACCAGGAAATCATTCTCGTCGGCCTGTACCATCGCATGGAAATCTGGAATCCAAGCGAATGGCGTCGCTACCTCGCCAGATCCGAAGAGCGATACGAACAGAACATGTCCAAAATTCTCAATCTCCTCTAAGCTAGCGCCATGCCAATTTTCCGGCGCCAGACCCGGCTTCTCTCTTCTCCCCGCGCCGTTCGCGTGACCTCCTACCGGAACCCCGACAAGAAAGTGGCCGCACCACGAACTGCGGCGAAAACCACTCCCCGTTCCCTCATGCCAGCAGCTCCATCAGCACAACCACAGGCCGGGAATCATGCGATAGCCCTGACCCTCCCGATGCCCCCCAGCGTGAACCATCAATATGCCACGGTGAACGGACGGAGATTGCTCTCTGCTGCTGGTCGCGCCTATAAGGCCCAGGTAGGACAAGTCGTCTGGCTGAAACTGGCACAATCCCCTCACCGAACTGCCCTGCTGGCAGGACTCCAGTCCGAGTGGCTCGCCCTCTCCATCAGATTTTATTTTACGTCGGGTCTCCGACGGGACGTGGATGGCGGGCTCAAGATCGCGCAGGACGCCCTCTGCGATGGGCTCGGCCTCAACGACAACCGCATCGTCGAAACCCACCTCTACAAACACATCGACAAGGACAACCCTCGCATCGAAGTGCATTTAGCCCCGGCATCCGCCTCCTAGCAGACGGCACGGGCACTGATCAAAGTATCCTCGTTTATTCGTACCGGAGCGCTTCGATAGGATTCAGCCTGGCGGCCTTGTTGGCAGGATACAGGCCGAAGAACAGCCCAACGACGAGCGAGAAGAAGAACGCGACCACGATCACGTCGCCGGAAATGATGGTCGGCCAGCCGGCGATGACCGTCGTCAACTTGGCTCCGGCGATCCCCAGCGCGATCCCCAAGACCCCTCCCACCAGGCTCAAGGTCATGGCCTCGATCAGAAACTGCATCATGATGTGGTGGCGCTTGGCTCCCACTGCCATCCGGACACCGATCTCTCTCGTCCGTTCCGTCACGGACACCAGCAAGATATTCATGATGCCGATCCCCCCGACCAGCAGCGACACGGAGGCGATGGCAAACAACATCATCGTCAAGGTCTCACTGGTGCCCTCTTGCACCTTCCCGATATCGACCTGGGTCCGGATCGTGAAGTCGTCGTTCTGCTCAGTCTGGAGCCGGTGCCGCGCCCGCAAGATCTCCCGAATCTGCTCGACCGCCTGAGGCAAATCTTCAACCTGATCGGTCGAGCCGAACATGGCCCCGACGGACCCGATAAACGACGTCCCGAACACCTTCCGTTCCGCCGTGCTGAAGGGAATGAAGATCACATCGTCCTGGTCGGAGCCCTGAGAGGACTGGCCTTTCGGCGTCAGAACCCCGATGACGCGGAACGGCACGTTCTTAATGCGAATCACCGCCCCCACCGGCTCTTCGCCAGGCTCAAAGAGGTTCTCCACGATCGTCTGGCCGATGAGCGCGACCCGGGCTGCGCTGTCCAAATCCGTCTGGGTAAAGGGACCGCCGCTCGTAAAGGACCAATCTCGAATGGTGAGGTAGCTTGGGGAGATCCCGTTAATCGGTCCGTTCCAGTTTTTGTTCCCATAGACGATTTGCATGACATCGCGCCGTGACCAGCCGGTGTCGGTCAGCAAGGGAATGCGTTTTCTCAGCTCCAAGGCGTCGGATACGGTCAGCGTCACGGCGCTCCCCTGACTACCCCGGACCCCGCTCGCAGAGGTCACCCCGGGAAAGATGATGATGACGTTCGTGCCCATCGTCGCGATCTGCGCCTGCACGGCCCGCTTAGCCCCCTCGCCGATGCTCACCATCGCAATGACCGCCGCCACGCCGATGACGATCCCCAGCATCGTGAGACCGGCGCGCAGTCGGTTCCGTCCGAGGATCCGCAGGGCCGTCATGATCGTGAGCCAGACAAACGCCGCCATCTAAATCTGGACCTCGACTTGGCTGGATGGTGGACGAGCCTTGGTCCGGCGATCGCTGAGAATCTTCCCGTCCTGAATCACGATCTCGCGCGCCGCATAGGCCGCGACATCCACCTCATGCGTCACCAGGATGATCGTAATGCCCTCATCGCGGTTCAGCGCTTCCAGGATTCCCATGATCTCCCGGCTTGACTGGCTATCCAGGTTGCCGGTCGGCTCGTCGGCCAGGAGCAATGAGGGCGATGTGACCAGCGCCCGCGCGATCGCCACACGCTGCTGCTGCCCGCCGGACAGCTGCGTCGGATAATGGTCTTCCCTGCCGTGCAACCCCACACGCCCTAACGCCGCCGCGGCCTGCGTCCGTTGGTCCTTGAGCGACAGCCCTCGATAGAACAATGGCAATTGGGCGTTTTCGAGCGCGCTGGTGCGAGGGATCAGGTTGAAACTCTGAAAGACGAACCCGATCTGCTGATTGCGGATCCCGGCCAATTCATCTGGCCGCAGCCCCCCGACCTCGACCCCGTTCAGGCGGTAACACCCTTTGGTGGGTTGATCGAGACAGCCCAGAATATTCATGAGGGTGGATTTACCGGAACCGGAGGAGCCCATGATCGCGACAAACTCGCCCTGCTCGATCGTCAGACTCAGGCCGCGCAGAGCCTGAACCTCCACGTCGCCGACGCGATAGACCTTCCAGACATCTTCGCATTCAATCAGCGAGCTCATCGTCCTATCTCGTGAAACGTGAGAGGTGAAACGTACAACGCGTCACAGGTGGCTACAGGCCCCGGTTGCGCGAAGAGCCCTTCTGGCCGCCGCTCCCGAATCCCGGTGGCAGATCCTTTCCGCCCCGCTCACCTTTGGGTCGCTCGATTCCCACAATCACCGGCGTCCCCTCGGATAATTCCTCCGACACAATCTCCGTGGCCACCCCGTCAGAAATGCCCGTTTGAACCTGAATCGGCTCAGGCTCTCCAGACGGTCCCTGCTTCCAGATGGTTCGATTGATTGCCGTGGCCCCTCTGTTGGCGCCTACCTGAGGCTCTGCGCTCTTCGCCTTGGCCGGTTTACCGCCTGACGCAGCACGATCGGACGGACCGGCGGTCGGAGGCGTGAATCGCAAGGCGGCATTCGGCACCTTGAGCACGGCGTCTCGTTGCGCCACCACGATGGAGACATTTGCCGTCATGCCAGGCTTCAGCCGGAGGTCTTGATTATCGACGTTGACCACGACGTTATAGGTCACCACATTTTGCACATTGATCGGGGCAAGACGGACCTGACGGATCGTGCCGGAAAATTGATGGCCGGGATAAGCATCGACGGTAAAGGTCGCTTCTTTCCCTTCGGTGATCCCACCGATATCGGACTCGCTGACGTTCGTATCGACCTGCATCTTTGTCAAATCGAGCGCGATCAGGAAAAGGTTCGGTGTGGCGAAACTGGCCGCAATCGTCTGACCGACCTCCACGGTTCGCGCTACGACGATCCCGTTCACCGGCGACCGGATGACGGTGTACTTCAAATCCAGCTCTGCGGCATTCAACGCCGCCTCTGCCTGTTTCACCTGCGCCACAGCCACGTTGACTTGGGCCTCGGCCGATTGGAAATTCGTCGTCGCCACATCCACGTCGTTCTGCGACACGTACTGCTGCGCCACCAGCGACTTCACCCGATCCAACTCGCGCTTGCGCTGCGCCAGATCGGTTTTGGCCCGCGAGACATTCGCTTTCGACATTTCAAGATTGCTGGCTGCTTGATCGCGGCGGGCTTTGAAGGGTTCCGGGTCGATCAGAGCTACGATGTCGCCGGCCTTGACCACCGAATTGAAATCGGCATGCAGACTTTTGATCATGCCGGACACTTGGGTCCCGACCTGAACCGACACGACCGGATTGATCGTGCCCGTCGCCGTCACGAGCGACACGACGGAGCCTCGCTCAACCACGGCGCTCCGATAACGGACCGGCGCTTTCCGCTCCCCATTGAAGAAAACATAACCGCCGATGGCGGCTCCAACGGCCAGCACTCCGACGATCAAAATAGCACGACGCATCAATTCGTTCTCCAGTTCCCCCGTCTACGTGAGTGGCATTGTATCAACAGGGCCGAAGGGAATCACCTGGCAGCGACGATCCCAACAACAAACAGGCCGTCCACCACACGATGGACGGCCTGTCAAACTGCGCACCATGCCTTCGATTAAGGACCGACGCTGATCCGATCCTTGATCATGTCGAAAATATCTTTAGTCACCACGTTCTTCGCCACCAACTCACCCTTCACCCGGTAGGGGCGGTTGGCCACGATACGATCGGCCACGTCCTTGGGGAGACCGAGCACCAACACGATGTCCCCGACAGAAGCCTTATTGATGTTCATGGAAGACGACAAGGCTTGAGGCGCGCTCGTCACAGGAGGGACAGGGGCCGCAACCGATGGGACGCTCGGAGTCGGAACGGCAGACTCGAGCGCTCCCGCCGCGGAGCGGGACTGGTCCTTGAGCTCTTTCTGATACCGGGCGACCAGGGACTTGAGCGTTTGATTGTGCCGCTTCACATCCTCATATTCCTGATGCACCGCCCGGTTCTGCAGGGCGAATTGCCTGATGCGATCTTCGAGTTCTTTAATTCGGCTCTCGGCGCTGCCGCGCTCCTTGTCGCGCCCGTGCTGGATACGCTCCAGCTCGTCGTGAGCGACTTGAGCCTCATTCCCGAACTTCGAGTTGAGATCCTTGAGCGTCTTGACTTGTTGTTCCAGCGAGTTCTTCTGCGCGCGAAGCTTCTCCAACTCGGACCGGGCCGAGTCGACATCGACCACCGCTTCATCATATTTCTTTTGAGAGACACACCCGACCATCGATACTGCGCCGATCATCACGACCGCCGCCATCCATCCTGATTTCATGCAAACCTCCCATCCACTAAACGTGGCACCTGCAACAGATACCAGCTACCGCCCTCATCCAACAGGCCTGTCGAGAGAAGAGGATCGTCCGGCACCTATACGTATGGTGTTGATGTATGCCAAGCCCCTCACTTTGTCAACAGATTTGCCAGTCGCCCGACCCCGCAGACCGGCGTGGAGGGCTGAGATCAATTCTCCGCCTGCTTGACGGACCGTCACCACTTTGTGAATATGCGCCAGATACGCAGTCCGCACTGTCACCTGTCTCAGAAAGAGATCGCATGAACGAATGGGGCCCCGGTCTCGCCACGATCCTCGGTATCGTGGAGGGGCTGACAGAGTTTCTCCCTGTCTCGTCGACCGGCCACTTGATTCTCGTTGGGCATGCCTTGGGATTCGAAGGAGATCTCGCAGCCAGCGCGGAAATTTCAATCCAGCTTGGCGCCATCCTCGCCGTCATCGCCTATGAGCGGCAGAAGCTGGCCTTCATAACCGGACAAGCCTGGCGTGAACGGCAGGAGGCCTCGGCCATGATCCGAGCCCGTGGCGCCACCTCCTGGACGGCAACCCTGCAAGCATCGTGGGTGGCCCACCGGAATCTCTGGTTTCTCCTCGGACTCGGGCTCGCCTTTCTCCCGGCAGCGGCGATCGGGTTCCTCACCCATAGCTGGATCAAGAGCCATCTCTTTACGCCACAAACCGTCGCCATCTCCTCCATCGTCGGGGGCCTGATCATTCTTGCTGTCGAGGCCCGCCGTAATCAGCCAACGGTCCAACAGCTTGAACAAGTCAGCTTGCGATCGGCCTTCTGGATCGGTATGGCCCAATGCGCCTCATTACTACCAGGCATGTCCCGATCCGGCTCCACGATCATCGGAGGGCTCTTGGTCGGGCTGGACCGGAAAGTCGCGACGGAATATTCTTTCTTCCTCGCCCTTCCGACCCTCATCGCGGCGACCTGCTATCAAATGTGGAAATCTCGGGACCTCTTCCGGCAGGAGGACTATCTGGCGCTCGGAGTCGGGATGCTGGTGTCGTTCGCCGTCGCCTGGATCGTCATCGCCGCCTTCCTCACCTTCGTGAAGCGCCATACGCTCCGCCCCTTCGCCTACTACCGAATCGTGATGGGCATTGCCGTATTCTACATCTTCGGGTTTTAATAGAGCGCTCACAGGCTGCTCAAAAAGCCCGTCAGCAAGGCCGCAGGCGAGTGGAAACCGGAGGCGTACCCTCAGGGGTACGTTGAGGATTTCGATGAGCCGAGAACGAAGCTGGCGGGATTTTTCAGCAGCCTGCTAGGAAGCGGGAGGAAACCCTTGAGACAAGAGTGCTTCGTCTTTCTTTTCGAAAGCAAAGTGAATAATCAAGAAGACCACCCCCACGCTAATCGCCGAATCTGCGACATTGAAGGCAGGCCAATGGTAGGAGTTCACATAGACATCGAGGAAGTCGATTACCTCCCCATACCGTAACCGA
Proteins encoded:
- a CDS encoding helix-turn-helix domain-containing protein → MANEPKSELMTAEETCRYLKITSRTLYRYLRSRQIPAFKLGKEWRFVRSDLEQWIRDRTKAQLAS
- a CDS encoding RusA family crossover junction endodeoxyribonuclease, whose amino-acid sequence is MPIFRRQTRLLSSPRAVRVTSYRNPDKKVAAPRTAAKTTPRSLMPAAPSAQPQAGNHAIALTLPMPPSVNHQYATVNGRRLLSAAGRAYKAQVGQVVWLKLAQSPHRTALLAGLQSEWLALSIRFYFTSGLRRDVDGGLKIAQDALCDGLGLNDNRIVETHLYKHIDKDNPRIEVHLAPASAS
- a CDS encoding ABC transporter permease gives rise to the protein MAAFVWLTIMTALRILGRNRLRAGLTMLGIVIGVAAVIAMVSIGEGAKRAVQAQIATMGTNVIIIFPGVTSASGVRGSQGSAVTLTVSDALELRKRIPLLTDTGWSRRDVMQIVYGNKNWNGPINGISPSYLTIRDWSFTSGGPFTQTDLDSAARVALIGQTIVENLFEPGEEPVGAVIRIKNVPFRVIGVLTPKGQSSQGSDQDDVIFIPFSTAERKVFGTSFIGSVGAMFGSTDQVEDLPQAVEQIREILRARHRLQTEQNDDFTIRTQVDIGKVQEGTSETLTMMLFAIASVSLLVGGIGIMNILLVSVTERTREIGVRMAVGAKRHHIMMQFLIEAMTLSLVGGVLGIALGIAGAKLTTVIAGWPTIISGDVIVVAFFFSLVVGLFFGLYPANKAARLNPIEALRYE
- a CDS encoding ABC transporter ATP-binding protein codes for the protein MIECEDVWKVYRVGDVEVQALRGLSLTIEQGEFVAIMGSSGSGKSTLMNILGCLDQPTKGCYRLNGVEVGGLRPDELAGIRNQQIGFVFQSFNLIPRTSALENAQLPLFYRGLSLKDQRTQAAAALGRVGLHGREDHYPTQLSGGQQQRVAIARALVTSPSLLLADEPTGNLDSQSSREIMGILEALNRDEGITIILVTHEVDVAAYAAREIVIQDGKILSDRRTKARPPSSQVEVQI
- a CDS encoding efflux RND transporter periplasmic adaptor subunit: MRRAILIVGVLAVGAAIGGYVFFNGERKAPVRYRSAVVERGSVVSLVTATGTINPVVSVQVGTQVSGMIKSLHADFNSVVKAGDIVALIDPEPFKARRDQAASNLEMSKANVSRAKTDLAQRKRELDRVKSLVAQQYVSQNDVDVATTNFQSAEAQVNVAVAQVKQAEAALNAAELDLKYTVIRSPVNGIVVARTVEVGQTIAASFATPNLFLIALDLTKMQVDTNVSESDIGGITEGKEATFTVDAYPGHQFSGTIRQVRLAPINVQNVVTYNVVVNVDNQDLRLKPGMTANVSIVVAQRDAVLKVPNAALRFTPPTAGPSDRAASGGKPAKAKSAEPQVGANRGATAINRTIWKQGPSGEPEPIQVQTGISDGVATEIVSEELSEGTPVIVGIERPKGERGGKDLPPGFGSGGQKGSSRNRGL
- a CDS encoding helix-hairpin-helix domain-containing protein, giving the protein MKSGWMAAVVMIGAVSMVGCVSQKKYDEAVVDVDSARSELEKLRAQKNSLEQQVKTLKDLNSKFGNEAQVAHDELERIQHGRDKERGSAESRIKELEDRIRQFALQNRAVHQEYEDVKRHNQTLKSLVARYQKELKDQSRSAAGALESAVPTPSVPSVAAPVPPVTSAPQALSSSMNINKASVGDIVLVLGLPKDVADRIVANRPYRVKGELVAKNVVTKDIFDMIKDRISVGP
- a CDS encoding undecaprenyl-diphosphate phosphatase codes for the protein MNEWGPGLATILGIVEGLTEFLPVSSTGHLILVGHALGFEGDLAASAEISIQLGAILAVIAYERQKLAFITGQAWRERQEASAMIRARGATSWTATLQASWVAHRNLWFLLGLGLAFLPAAAIGFLTHSWIKSHLFTPQTVAISSIVGGLIILAVEARRNQPTVQQLEQVSLRSAFWIGMAQCASLLPGMSRSGSTIIGGLLVGLDRKVATEYSFFLALPTLIAATCYQMWKSRDLFRQEDYLALGVGMLVSFAVAWIVIAAFLTFVKRHTLRPFAYYRIVMGIAVFYIFGF